The following proteins are encoded in a genomic region of Sorangiineae bacterium MSr12523:
- the rpsC gene encoding 30S ribosomal protein S3 translates to MGQKVHPYGFRLGVIKTWNSKWFEDKSYAKWLHEDIRIKRAVKDYLMNANIASVEVERAANKAKVIVYTARPGMVIGKGGKGIETLKVGNLKTAAKGETLFAGVQSFTDNEVFIDVQEIRKAETSAQLVAENVGTQLERRVAFRRAMKKAVSTAMKFGAKGIRIRCSGRLGGSEMSRVETYREGRVPLHTLRADIEFGIAEARTKYGIIGIKCWIFKGEVLQRRVRRPIS, encoded by the coding sequence ATGGGTCAGAAAGTCCATCCGTACGGCTTCCGCCTCGGCGTCATCAAGACCTGGAACTCGAAGTGGTTCGAGGACAAGTCGTACGCCAAGTGGCTCCACGAGGACATCCGCATCAAGCGGGCCGTCAAAGACTACTTGATGAACGCGAACATCGCGTCCGTCGAGGTCGAGCGCGCCGCGAACAAAGCGAAGGTCATCGTCTACACCGCCCGCCCCGGCATGGTCATCGGCAAGGGTGGCAAGGGCATCGAGACCCTGAAGGTCGGCAATCTCAAGACCGCCGCCAAGGGTGAGACGCTCTTCGCCGGTGTTCAGTCCTTCACCGACAACGAAGTGTTCATCGACGTGCAGGAGATCCGCAAGGCGGAGACCAGCGCGCAGCTCGTGGCCGAGAACGTCGGCACCCAGCTCGAACGCCGCGTTGCCTTCCGCCGCGCCATGAAGAAGGCCGTTTCGACGGCGATGAAGTTCGGCGCCAAAGGCATCCGTATCCGCTGCTCCGGTCGTCTCGGCGGCAGCGAGATGAGCCGCGTGGAAACGTACCGTGAAGGTCGCGTTCCGCTTCACACCCTGCGCGCCGACATCGAGTTCGGCATCGCCGAAGCCCGCACCAAGTACGGCATCATCGGTATCAAGTGCTGGATCTTCAAGGGCGAGGTCCTTCAGCGCCGCGTCCGCCGGCCCATTTCCTAG
- a CDS encoding family 20 glycosylhydrolase: MLYTLRWIATGMVWLFLGCASSVPDTASTASSSLEGVAPASPPPTIPALQEWIPASSAGYALSSKSRIVLHVDDAADLAETATVFASDLADLTTISADVLPGTSASVLPSDIFLELDPSDAQLGNEGYSLQVGPSIRIRAHTSTGAFYATRTLLQWLRQTRNLGAGSARDWPRYPERGFMVDVGRKYFSMDWLRTHIKELAYLKMNYFHLHLSETQGFRIESATHPEAVSAEHYTKSEIRELIDLGKKYHVLIVPEIDMPGHMGAILASHPELQLKNALGIRDTDFIDLSLDGAYALMKDLITEYLPLFPAPFWHLGADEYVSLYALYPQLQAYARSHYGPNATGRDTYYGFINWANDIVRAAGKTTRIWNDGIQSPGSDTIRPNPNIVIEYWFNLGLTPQQHLDAGHTILNASYTPTYYVLGIRHPNDADTYESWPPPRFQGGHTVAADEPRQRGAKAHVWCDFANAETEQQIEQGIVPLLRSMAQHTWGSPKIVTSYCDFKGIIEATGRAP, encoded by the coding sequence ATGCTTTACACATTGCGTTGGATCGCGACCGGCATGGTGTGGCTGTTCCTCGGTTGTGCGTCATCCGTGCCCGATACCGCGTCCACGGCTTCTTCTTCACTCGAGGGCGTGGCGCCGGCGTCGCCTCCACCCACGATTCCTGCTTTGCAAGAATGGATTCCGGCATCGTCCGCGGGATATGCCCTTTCGTCGAAAAGCCGAATCGTGCTTCACGTTGACGATGCGGCGGATTTGGCCGAAACCGCCACGGTGTTCGCAAGCGATCTAGCCGATCTCACCACGATAAGCGCGGACGTCCTCCCCGGCACGAGCGCCAGCGTGCTCCCGAGCGATATTTTCCTGGAGCTCGACCCGAGCGATGCGCAGCTCGGAAACGAAGGTTATTCGCTGCAGGTGGGCCCTTCGATTCGGATTCGCGCGCACACTTCGACGGGCGCATTTTACGCCACACGCACGCTCCTCCAGTGGCTGCGCCAGACGCGCAACCTTGGAGCAGGCAGCGCGCGCGACTGGCCACGTTATCCGGAGCGGGGATTCATGGTGGACGTGGGGCGGAAGTATTTCTCCATGGATTGGCTGCGGACACACATCAAGGAGCTGGCGTACCTGAAGATGAACTATTTTCATCTTCATCTCTCCGAGACACAGGGTTTCCGCATCGAGAGTGCGACCCACCCGGAGGCCGTTTCAGCCGAGCACTACACGAAGAGCGAAATCCGGGAGCTCATCGACCTGGGCAAAAAGTACCATGTGCTCATCGTCCCGGAGATCGACATGCCGGGACACATGGGCGCCATTTTGGCATCCCACCCCGAGCTGCAGTTGAAGAACGCGCTCGGGATTCGGGATACGGATTTCATCGACCTATCGCTCGATGGCGCGTATGCGTTGATGAAGGACTTGATCACGGAGTACCTGCCGCTCTTCCCTGCCCCGTTTTGGCATTTGGGTGCGGATGAATATGTAAGTCTCTACGCGCTGTATCCGCAGCTTCAGGCGTACGCGCGCAGCCATTATGGCCCCAACGCCACCGGGCGGGACACGTATTATGGTTTCATCAACTGGGCCAACGACATCGTGCGTGCGGCAGGCAAGACGACGCGCATCTGGAACGATGGGATCCAGTCGCCGGGAAGCGACACGATTCGACCGAATCCAAACATCGTGATCGAATATTGGTTCAACCTGGGCCTTACGCCGCAGCAGCATTTGGACGCCGGGCACACGATCCTCAACGCGAGCTACACGCCAACGTATTACGTGTTGGGGATTCGGCACCCGAATGACGCGGACACGTACGAGTCGTGGCCGCCACCGCGGTTTCAAGGCGGACACACCGTGGCCGCGGACGAGCCGCGCCAGCGCGGGGCCAAGGCCCACGTGTGGTGCGACTTCGCCAACGCGGAAACGGAGCAGCAAATCGAGCAGGGCATCGTCCCACTTCTGCGCTCGATGGCGCAGCACACATGGGGTTCGCCGAAAATCGTGACTTCGTATTGCGACTTCAAAGGCAT
- a CDS encoding CAP domain-containing protein, whose protein sequence is MDRLRPAVLTCLAALGLLSAACSSFGSSFSSRSPSGLAQRAPEELHEIVPPSYSTYASDPLLAPQPEGVAAVVDRTVVRLLSERGDTFRADGRLVQLATWVATRDEVPADGSVLDAMSHRVGHAGPTLWLVFVRDSNVTEALIEGAMRRQLEAVPRNFPITRYGVGTARIAAGGGGDIVAIAFGPVELELDPVPKQVARNEALHLRGVVGDRFTRSTVAITRPDGTVRTFESRSRSFAMDYVVTDVGLYRVELFGQGSSGPVVVANLPVYVDVHEPDPPARTPATSQESATALTPALADQRMLTLLAEARAEAHLPSLIEDEELSALARSHSEDMGDHGFFGHVSPTTGTTEERFRRAKLLLPLYGENVAQGDSPEMAHRVLMDSPGHRANMLDGRFTHVGIGSVVRPDAFGHRMLTVTLTFGRRPTSIPRRSGK, encoded by the coding sequence ATGGATCGTCTCCGTCCCGCCGTTCTCACGTGTCTCGCAGCGCTAGGCTTGCTCTCGGCTGCCTGCAGTTCGTTTGGGTCCTCGTTCTCGTCGCGATCTCCCTCGGGCCTTGCACAGCGCGCGCCGGAGGAGCTGCACGAGATCGTCCCGCCGAGTTACTCCACGTACGCCAGCGATCCGCTGCTGGCACCGCAGCCCGAAGGCGTGGCCGCCGTCGTCGATCGCACCGTGGTGCGCCTGCTGAGCGAACGTGGCGACACCTTTCGTGCGGATGGACGATTGGTGCAGCTTGCAACCTGGGTCGCAACGCGCGACGAGGTGCCGGCCGATGGCTCGGTGCTCGACGCGATGTCACATCGAGTTGGTCACGCCGGACCCACGCTGTGGCTCGTCTTCGTTCGCGACTCGAATGTGACGGAAGCGCTCATCGAGGGCGCAATGCGCCGTCAGCTCGAAGCCGTCCCGCGCAACTTCCCCATCACGCGCTACGGCGTCGGCACCGCGCGCATTGCTGCAGGTGGCGGCGGCGACATCGTCGCGATCGCGTTTGGACCCGTCGAGCTCGAACTCGATCCCGTCCCCAAGCAGGTCGCGCGCAACGAGGCACTTCACCTGCGCGGTGTCGTGGGCGATCGCTTCACGCGCTCGACGGTCGCCATCACCCGACCTGACGGCACCGTGCGCACCTTCGAGAGTCGCAGTCGCAGCTTCGCCATGGACTACGTCGTCACGGACGTGGGCCTCTACCGCGTCGAGCTCTTCGGACAGGGGAGCAGCGGGCCGGTCGTCGTGGCAAACCTCCCCGTGTACGTCGACGTGCACGAGCCCGATCCGCCGGCGCGCACCCCCGCGACATCCCAAGAGTCCGCTACGGCACTCACCCCCGCCCTGGCCGATCAGCGAATGCTGACCTTGCTGGCCGAAGCGCGAGCGGAAGCTCACCTCCCTTCCTTAATAGAGGACGAGGAGCTCTCGGCGCTGGCCCGCTCGCACTCGGAGGACATGGGCGATCACGGCTTTTTCGGGCATGTCTCCCCGACCACCGGTACCACCGAGGAGCGATTTCGTCGCGCGAAGCTGCTCCTTCCGCTCTATGGCGAGAACGTCGCCCAAGGCGATTCGCCGGAAATGGCCCACCGTGTGCTGATGGACAGCCCCGGTCACCGGGCCAACATGCTCGACGGCCGCTTCACCCACGTGGGGATCGGCTCCGTGGTTCGCCCCGACGCCTTCGGGCATCGTATGCTCACCGTCACCTTGACCTTTGGCCGGCGCCCGACTTCCATCCCACGGCGCAGCGGGAAGTAG
- the rplV gene encoding 50S ribosomal protein L22, whose translation MVSKAIARFARISPRKARVVVNLVRGRQAGEALQLLEFTQKAGAPMLKKVIESAVANARTRAPGVDVDALFVETAFVDKAPNKFMRRWRPRAMGRATRIQKGMSHITVILGERA comes from the coding sequence ATGGTTAGCAAAGCGATTGCCCGCTTCGCGCGGATCTCCCCGCGGAAGGCCCGAGTCGTCGTGAACCTCGTTCGGGGCAGGCAGGCCGGAGAAGCGCTGCAGCTTCTCGAGTTCACCCAGAAGGCTGGGGCACCGATGCTCAAGAAGGTCATCGAGAGTGCCGTCGCCAACGCGCGGACCCGCGCGCCGGGTGTGGATGTCGATGCGCTCTTCGTCGAGACCGCTTTCGTCGACAAAGCCCCCAACAAGTTCATGCGTCGCTGGCGCCCCCGCGCGATGGGTCGCGCCACGCGCATTCAAAAAGGTATGAGCCACATCACCGTCATTCTCGGGGAGAGAGCTTAA